A single window of Rana temporaria chromosome 1, aRanTem1.1, whole genome shotgun sequence DNA harbors:
- the YWHAH gene encoding 14-3-3 protein eta — MADREQLLQRARLAEQAERYEDMAAAMRAVTELNEPLSNEDRNLLSVAYKNVVGARRSSWRVISSIEQKTLADGNEKKLEKVKAYREKIEAELEAVCNEVLALLDKFLIKNCNDFQYESKVFYLKMKGDYYRYLSEVGNGDRKRSVTDASEAAYKEAFEISKEHMQPTHPIRLGLALNFSVFYYEIQGSPEQACLLAKQAFDDAIAELDTLNEDSYKDSTLIMQLLRDNLTLWTSDQPDEETGEGNN, encoded by the exons ATGGCGGACCGGGAGCAGCTGCTCCAGAGAGCCCGTTTGGCGGAGCAGGCGGAGAGATACGAGGATATGGCGGCAGCTATGAGAGCG GTCACAGAACTCAATGAGCCATTGTCTAACGAAGACCGGAACCTGCTGTCCGTAGCATACAAAAACGTAGTGGGTGCGCGAAGGTCTTCATGGCGAGTCATCAGCAGTATTGAGCAGAAGACGCTGGCTGATGGGAACGAGAAGAAGCTGGAGAAGGTGAAGGCGTACAGAGAAAAGATCGAAGCTGAACTGGAGGCTGTATGTAATGAAGTCCTGGCACTGCTCGACAAGTTCCTCATCAAGAATTGCAATGACTTCCAGTATGAAAGCAAAGTTTTCTACCTGAAGATGAAGGGAGATTACTATCGTTACCTGTCAGAGGTCGGCAATGGGGATAGGAAGCGAAGCGTAACGGATGCGTCTGAAGCTGCATATAAGGAGGCCTTTGAAATTAGCAAAGAGCACATGCAGCCTACTCACCCCATTCGTCTAGGCCTAGCTCTCAACTTCTCAGTCTTTTATTATGAAATACAGGGTAGCCCCGAACAAGCTTGCCTCCTCGCCAAGCAGGCCTTTGATGACGCTATCGCTGAGCTGGACACGCTAAACGAGGATTCCTACAAGGACTCCACCCTCATCATGCAGCTCCTGCGTGACAACCTGACCCTGTGGACAAGTGACCAGCCCGACGAAGAGACCGGAGAAGGCAACAATTAA